A genome region from Bemisia tabaci chromosome 3, PGI_BMITA_v3 includes the following:
- the LOC109029925 gene encoding novel acetylcholine receptor chaperone has product MGSVVLKSLSILLGIFFVFIGTMKLTSFISKELHKDLRKEYVKYAKVFPFSEMFHFKIPAKWYRRVIGSLELICGLAMAIVPKDTVKQVANIILVFLMIMAVYSHYMVNDKFERIAPALVFFFMLTGRMVIDFQLKRKAQDENISNGDVKTQKQD; this is encoded by the exons ATGGGGTCGGTTGTGCTTAAAAGCTTGTCCATACTCTTAGGGATATTTTTCGTCTTCATCGGCACCATGAAGTTGACTTCCTTCATCAGCAAGGAGCTCCATAAAGATCTG CGGAAGGAGTATGTAAAATATGCCAAAGTGTTCCCCTTTTCGGAAATGTTTCACTTCAAAATTCCAGCAAAGTGGTATCGCCGAGTAATTGGAAGCCTGGAACTGATTTGCGGTTTAGCAATGGCCATAGTTCCAAAAGACACAGTGAAGCAAGTGGCAAACataattttagtatttttaatgATTATGGCTGTATATTCGCATTACATGGTCAACGACAAATTTGAGAGGATAGCACCTGCCTTG GTGTTTTTCTTCATGCTTACTGGACGAATGGTTATAGACTTCCAATTAAAACGAAAAGCTCAAGACGAAAATATAAGCAATGGAGACGTTAAAACGCAAAAACAAGACTGA